The following nucleotide sequence is from Melioribacteraceae bacterium.
GAATAAATCGTAAGATTGTATTTTGATTTGTACAATTTTGCCCGGATGGCGGAATTGGTAGACGCGCTAGGTTCAGGGTCTAGTTGGTATTAACCAGTGCAGGTTCGAGTCCTGTTCCGGGCACTCTTTCAAAGTGATTCTTAATATGACATCTCACGAAAGTGATTCAAAAGTTTATAACATCTCTCAAAGACTTTCATCCGAGCATTATGAAAATTTCCCCGTAGCATCATTCCTATTTCCAAAGGATTTAAGAAAAGCTGTATCACTTATTTATACATTTGCTAGAACTGCCGACGATATTGCTGACGAAGGAGATTATGCTAGTGAGGAGAGATTAATTTCGCTTAATAAATATCGCGAAGCTTTTCTTGATGCTCATAAAGGAAATTATCAAAACACATTTTGGAAATTGCTTCACAAAACAATAATTAGTAGAAATCTAAATCCAATTCATTTTACAAAATTGTTAGATGCATTTGAACAAGATCTTTTTAAAAAAGAATACAATTCTTTTGATGAAGTATTAGCTTATTGCGAAAACTCGGCAAATCCGGTTGGAAGAATTATTCTTGAACTTTATGAAATTCGCGATGAACATGTAAATATATTATCCGACAAAATTTGTACTGCGCTCCAGTTGACTAACTTTTGGCAGGATGTAAAAATAGATCTTAAAAAAAATAGAGTTTATATTCCGCTCGAAGATTTTGAAAAATTCAATATCGATAAATCTTTGTTATTCTCAGAACAATCCACTAAAGAATTACGTCAAATAGTTAAATTTGAGGCAGATAGAACAATTAAACTTTTTGTAGAAGGGTCGGAAATACTAAGATATCTTCCGTTCAGATTGAAATTCCAAATTAAGTGGACTATAAATGGCGGAATGAAAATCCTTCATAAAATCAAAAAAAATAATTACGATGTTCTGAATTTTAGACCAACTCTCAAAAAAATCGATTATATTATTGCACTATTTCAACCGGTTAAGAAAAATGTTAAATGATTCGAAAAAAATATCAAAGGAAAGCAAGAGCAGTTTCTACTATGCATTTAGCTTATTGCCTGCTGAGAAGCGTGATGCAATGAACGATATTTATGCATTTTGCAGATATACCGATGACATCGTTGATAATCAAAATTTACCGGATGAAGTTAAATTTGAAAACCTGCGTAAATGGAGACTTGAACTTGAGAAAGCATTAAAGTTTAATTCACAATTTCCGTTGTTAAATAAAGTTTCAAAAAGTATACAAACATTCAACATTCCTTTGGAACCGTTCTTTGATCTTATTCGCGGGATGGAAATGGATCTGCAGTATAAACGGTATTTTAGTTTTAACGATTTACAAACTTACTGTTACCGGGTAGCATCAACCGTCGGGTTAATGTGTATTGAAATTTTTGGTTATAAGAATCCATGCGTAAAAAATTATGCTGTCAATCTTGGTATGGCGTTACAGCTAACAAATATTTTACGCGATGTTAAGATTGATGCAGAATGTGGAAGAATATATTTACCGAAAGAAGATATGGATCGTTTCAATTATTCAGAAAAAGAATTAATGGACAACGTATATAATGACAATTTTGTTTTATTGATGAGATACGAAGCAGCTAAAGCAAGAAAGTATTTTGAAGAAGCGAACAAGAATTTGCGTTTTGAAGATAAGCCTTCTCTATTTGCAGCAAGAGCAATGCAGCATATTTATTTTAGACTTTTAACTAAGCTGGAAGCGGAAAATTTTAATGTTTTTGAAAAGAAAATAAAAGTATCCAAATTTGATAAAGTAGCTTTAGCTTTAGGTGTGTGGGTCAAATATAAATTAGTTTATTGATGGCTAAGATCATTGTTGTTGGCGGTGGTTTCGCCGGACTTTCCGCATCTGTTTTTCTCTCCGATAAAGGACACAATGTAAAATTAATTGAAGCATCTCCAAAATTAGGCGGCAGAGCCTATTCGTTTGATTATAACATCTATGATACTACTGTCGATAACGGTCAGCATATAATGATGGGATGTTATCTCTTTACTTTAGAGTTCTTGGAATTAATAAAATCAACAGATAAAATAGAGATTCAATCCTACCTTAACATCGATTTTGTAGCTAGGGATAAAAAAAAATATCAACTGAGTACCGAAGGAGTTACTTATCCTTTCAATATTCTTTCGGCGTTAAAAAATTATGATGCTTTAACGAACTTGGAAAAATTTCAAGTTGTAAAACTGTTTTTAAAAATTGCAGTATGTAATCCTCTGCATTACAATAATATTTCTACCAAAGAGTTTTTAGCTATGCATCATCAATCGCAAAACTCAATCGATACATTGTGGGATATAATTCATGTCGGAACAATGAATTGTAAACTTAACGAATCATCGGCGGAAATCTTTCTGCGTATTTTAAAAGAAATATTTTTTACCGTAGATGAATCAACAAGAATTGTTTTACCCAAGACCGGATTAAGCGAAATTTACATTGATCAGTCTGCCAAATTTTTAACCGAAAGAAATTCATCGATCTCACTTTCCGAAAAATTAATCAGTATTAATTTTGATAATGATTCATCTATTGCCAGATCAATACTTACAAATCAAAATGCTTATAATGATTTTGATTATTTATTTATCGCAATTCCACCACATCAGTTAGAGAAGATTCTGAAAGAGAGTAATATAAAATTTGAATTACCTTTTTATGAATATTCATCCATTCTTAATGTCCATTTGTGGCTTGATCAAAATCCGTTCAGACAAAGTTTTTACGGATTGATAAACTCAAAAATACATTGGCTCTTTAATCATGGAAAGCATATAACCTTAACTACAAGTTCCGCAGATGAGTTGATTGAATTAAACGATGAAGAGATTATCGATATTATTAAAAAAGAATTAACTAAATATTTTTCTGAATTTCAGACAGTACGAATAATTGATAAGTTGATAATAAAAGAGAAGCGTGCAACATTTAAACCGACTATTGATAATTGTAATCAAAGAAAAAAAATTCCCCATAATATAGGTAATATCCATTTCGTTGGTGACTGGACAAACACCGGTTTTCCTGCAACAATTGAAGGAGCAGTCAAAAGTTCAGCAATTTCAGTAGATATTTTATCTGAAAATCTTAAATAAATCTGAAAAAAAGAGATTTTGATCTTGATTGTTTGTAAATTTTCTTAATACTTTAAAACACCAAGAAAAATATTTTATTAGATGAGATCCGGAAGGAGGATTGAATGTCGCAAATTAAAGAAAAACTAATTCAAAAAATTGAGGAATGGCGCCCGCGTACTACAAAGTTGTTGAAAGAGTATGGTGATGTTAAGATTGGTGAAGTCACAATCGCTCAAGCTATTGGAGGTATGCGCGGAGTTAAAAGTTTAGTTACTGACATTTCCTATCTTGATCCTATGGAGGGAATTCGATTTAGAGGTTACACAATTCCTGAAGTTTTAGCGGCACTTCCTAAACCTCAAGGTTGTGAAATGCCTTATGTTGAAGGACATATCTATTTATTGTTAACCGGCGAAATTCCTACCGAAGAAGAAATTGCTGATTTCACGGTTGACTTCAACAAAAGAAAAGGTGCACCGCAATATGTGTTTGATATAATTAATGCAATGCCTAAAGATACTCATCCGATGACGATGTTTTCTGCTGCAGTTCTTGCTATGCAGCGTGAATCAATATTTGCGAAAAAGTATCACGAAGGAATGCATAAGAATGATTATTGGGACCCAACATATGAGGACTCAATGAACCTTCTTGCTAAACTTCCGCAAATTGCCGCATATATTTATCGATACAAATATAAAAATGGTGATATTATTCCCGTTGATTTAAGTTTAGACTTGGGCGGAAACTTTGCTCATATGATGGGCGTTGATAAACCTTACGATGACATATCAAGATTATATTTTATTCTGCATAGTGATCATGAAAGCGGAAATGTAAGCGCTCATACCGGTCATTTAGTGTCTAGTGCATTATCCGATGTGTATTATTCAATCTCTGCAATGACAAACGGTTTAGCCGGCCCATTGCATGGTTTAGCAAATCAAGAAGTTTTAATTTGGTTGCAAGATGTGATGAAAAAAGTTGGAAGTGATAATCCAACAAAGGAACAAATCAAACAGTTTGTTTGGGACACGTTAAAGTCGGGACAAGTTATTCCCGGATACGGACATGCTGTCCTAAGAAAAACTGATCCAAGATATACAGCACAAAGAGATTTCTGTCTAAAATATTTACCGGACGATCCAATATTTAAATATGTTAGTTTATTATATGAAGTTGTTCCGGATATTCTAGTTGAACAAGGAAAAGCAAAAAATCCTTGGCCTAATGTTGATGCTCAATCCGGTGTAATTCAATGGCATTACGGTGTAAGGGAATATGATTTCTATACTGTTATGTTCTCTGTTGGTAGAGCAATTGGTGTTACCGCAAATATTATCTGGGCACGCGCTCTCGGTTATCCAATTGAAAGACCAAAATCATTAACAACTAAAATGTTGGAAGACGCTGCGGGTATTAAATAGTATTATTTAGTATTTACAATTAAAGCTGACTAAATATTAGTCAGCTTTATTATTATTATTATCTTTCATAACCTTATAATTTTGATTTTTCCCAAAACTATCCTTAACCGTTTAATCCGATGGCTATTATGAGCTAAACTTCCTACTTAAGGTAAAGTCAATCTAAAAATATATAATATTCTTGGTCAGTAAGTTACAGAATTGGTTAACTAAACTATGAAGCCAGACAAACATAAAGTAACCTGGATTGAAGTAATTTACACAAGGGGTATGTCTGTTAAGTAATTTCTGAAAGTGTTACTGGGGGGAGAAATGTTGTTCGGAAGAAAATGATGGTGGTTAAGCAACTTCATAAAACAATAAACCAAGTTTCTTTAAGAAACTTGGTTTATTGTTATCTCAATACTTCAAAACACCTTCATTCATCTCTAAGGAAAACCCTTGTTGCTTAACCCAAGTAAAATTATCTAGTTTATTTTTCTGTCTTTTCCCTAACCATAAACCATTATTATCTAAAAATAATCTGTAAAAATCCTCGCCGTCTTTGTAATACCAAATTGAACTGTCGATTCTCATTTCCCAAATATTGCCGTTTTTCCATTTGATATTCATCTTTATATTAGGCTGCATTTTTACCTCACATTAATTATTCAATTTCAATTAACTTACAAAGAAAATTATTATTTTACCCATCGCAAAAATAAAAGTAAGTAAAGAAGGGTATGAATAAAATTCAAAAAGAAAACAAGACTATAAAAGACAAAGTTGTTGATAATGTTATAAGCATATTAAAAACAGCTGCAATTTTGTTAATAATTATTTCGGCGGTTGTGGAGGCTTCACGCGTTCCAACCGGATCAATGGAAGATACAATACTTGCCGGTGATTTTTTGTTGATCAATAAATATTTATACGGTCCGGCAACACCGAGATATATACCGCTAACCGGAATTGAACTACCATATTTTAGATTTCCCTCATTTCGCGAACCGAAAAGGAATGATATTATTGTATTTAAGTGGCCCGGTAATCGAGATGAAATACAATCCGAAGTTCTTACACATTATGTTAAAAGATGTGTTGCACAACCCGGTGATACATTGGAGATTATCGATAAGGTAATTTTTATTAATGGTGAAGAATTCCCGATTCCTAATCATGTAAATTATGATAAAACGTTGCTTCCCAAAGGAGTTTCCGATCCATACATATTTCCGCGGGGAAGTGGTTGGAATAGCGATAATTATGGTCCGATTGTGATACCCAAAAAGGGAGATGTAATTCCCATAACGCGACAGAATATAGAGCAATGGGAGACTTTTATCAATCGTGAGCACGGTAAAGATGTTGTAAAATTCGTTAATAATGATATCTATATAAATGATCAAAAAACGAACGAGTATATTGTCCAAGATGATTATTATTTCACGATAGGAGATAACCGCGACAATAGTTTGGATAGCAGATATTGGGGATTTGTATCGCGAGAAAGTATTACCGGTACTCCTATAATTATATATTGGAGTTGGGATTCAGCAATCCCATTTAGTAAATTTTTTGATTTACTCGGCTCGGTGCGTCTCGAAAGAGTTGCTAAATTGATCAATTAAGCATCTCCAATATTAATTTTTAAAAAAGTTTATTTATTTGATGGGATTGTCTTAGACAAATCCCATTTTTTTTATATCTTTAATCCCCAAATGATTTTACTCACATCACCCCAACACCTATGAAACTAAATAAGAAAGTTAAGTACATTTTTATTACAGGTGGTGTTGTTTCATCACTTGGGAAAGGTATTACCGCCGCATCACTCGGATTGCTTCTAAAACAACGTGGATATAGCGTTACTATTCAAAAATTTGATCCTTACATCAATGTTGATCCCGGAACTATGAGTCCGTTTCAGCATGGTGAAGTCTATGTAACAGATGATGGTGCTGAAACAGATTTAGATCTTGGTCACTATGAACGATTTCTCGACGTCAGCATGTCAAGAGATAACAATACAACAACCGGACAGGTTTATCATCATGTTATTACTAAAGAAAGACGCGGTGATTATCTCGGCGCAACCGTTCAAGTTATTCCTCATATAACCGATGAAATCAAATCGAGAATTACAAATCTCGGTAAAAGCGGAAAGTATGATATTGTAATTACTGAAATTGGCGGGACTGTTGGTGACATAGAAAGTCTACCGTTCATTGAAGCAGTCAGACAAATAATGTTAGAATTCGGAAGAAAGAATGCAATAAGTATTCATGTAACACTCGTACCGTATATTGCTTCTGCCGGTGAAATGAAAACAAAACCAACTCAACACAGTGTTAAAAATTTACTCGAGTACGGAATTCAACCCAATATACTTGTCTGTAGATCAGAGAAAAAGCTTTCAAAAGAAATTAGAAACAAAATTGCACTCTTCTGCAATGTTGATGATGATGCTGTAATTTCAGCGCATGATTGCAGTACAATCTACGAAGTTCCGCTTGTACTGTTCGAACAAAATTTAGATAGAATTGTATTGAAGAGATTAAAGCTACCCGACATCAATATTGATCTCGAAGGCTGGACTGAATTCGTCTCGAAAGTAAAAAATCCAACCGGTGAAGTAAAAATTGCTATCTGTGGAAAATATACAGACTACTTAGATTCTTATAAAAGTATTAACGAAGCATTCATACATGCCGGTGCTGAAAATGATGTTAAAGTGAAACTAAAATTTATTGAGTCCGAAAGTCTTGAAGACGAAGCAAACCTCAGCAGCCTTAACGGCATTAACGGAATATTAATCCCGGGTGGATTCGGTGAACGAGGTATTGAAGGTAAAATAAAAGCGATAAAATTTGCACGTGAAAATAAAATCCCATTTTTCGGAATTTGTCTAGGTTTACAATGTGCGGTTATTGAATTTGCTCGTAATGTTTGTGGAATTAAAAACGCAAACAGTGCGGAATTTGTTAAAAACAGATCTAGTGTAATTCATCTCATGCCCGAACAAATTAAAGTGAAGATAAAAGGTGCATCAATGAGATTAGGTGCATTCCCATGCATACTTCAGAAAGGCACTAAAGCAAGACAAGCATACAAGAAAGAAAAAATTTCTGAAAGGCATCGACATAGGTTTGAAGTTAATAATAAGTACCGTGATACTCTTGAAAATAACGGGATGGTAATAAGCGGTGTATCTCCGGAAAATGATTTGGTTGAAATGATTGAACTAAATGATCATCCTTGGTTTGTCGGATGCCAATTTCATCCCGAACTAAAATCGAGAGCGACGAAAGCTCACCCATTATTTAGAGAATTTGTTGCTGCCGCAATTGAATGTAAAAAAGGTAAAGAATAAAACTAAGCAAACTGATATATAATAATCTGAAAGTAACTGTAAATCATTTATTTTTAGATATTTAGCTACATTCCTAATTGATTCTTTTTTTCAATTTAGATAACTTTTCTAATTAATTTTTATTTCTTATGCTAAAACTCGCCATATTTGTTTCAGGCAGAGGTTCAAACCTAAAATCTATCGTTAGAAGCATAGAGGAAGGCGAACTAAAATCTGAAATTTTAGCAGTTGTTAGTAATAAGAGTGATTGTCCGGCATTAGTTTATTCAAAAGAGAAATCTTTTCAAACATTTGTTGTTTCATCCGTTCAAAAAGAAGATATAATCTCATATGATGAGCTTGCAGTTCAATTTCGTAAACTTGATATAGATTTAATTGTTCTCGCGGGATTCTTAAAAAAAATTCCGGATCATTTTGTTGAACAATATGAAAATAGAATTATTAATATTCATCCAGCATTACTTCCTTCATTCGGAGGCAAAGGAATGTATGGATTGAATGTTCATCAAGCAGTATATAATTCTTCCGCTCAAGTTAGCGGCGCAACTGTTCATTTTGTAAATAAAATTTATGACGATGGAAAAATTATAGCACAGAAATGTGTTGATATTTCAAAAGTAACATCAGCAGAAGAAATAGCGGAACGTGTTCTTAAAATTGAACATGAACTTTTACCCGAAGTGATAAAACAGTTTTCTGAGGGTAGAGTAAAAATAATAAATCAACGTGTTGTTATTGAATAGGTGAAAAAATTTGAAGAAGCTTGCCCTTTTAAGTGTATCAGACAAATCAAACATTACAACTCTTGCAGCGCGGTTATCAAAATTAGGTTACGACATTATTGCTACTGGTAATACAGCAAAAGTAATCCAAGACGAAGGTATTAAAGTTACAAAGATAGAATCGTTTGCTTCATTCCCCGAAGTTTTTGGCGGGCGTGTTAAAACATTACAACCAAAAGTTTTCGGCGGAATTTTAATGAGAAGAAATAATGATTCCGATATAAAAGAAGCTGAAGAGAATGGCGTTCTACCAATCGATATTGTGTGTGTAAATCTTTATCCTTTCCCCAAAGTTGTTAATAGAACTGATATAGACACTCAAACAAAAATAGAAAATATTGATATTGGCGGACCAAGTTTAATACGTGCCGCAACAAAAAATCATAAATTTGTTTCGGTGCTGACTAGTCCGGATCAGTACGAAGATTTTTTAAATGAAATCGAATCAGGTGAAATTTCATTAGGAACTCGACAGAAACTAGCTTACGAAGCATTTGCTCATACATCATATTATGATACATTGATTGCAAATTTTTTTGAATCGGAATTCAATCAACCTCGCAAAGATTTGCGAATTAATGTCCCGTTGAAAAGTGAATTAAGATACGGTGAAAACCCACATCAAAAAGCATTTGTTTACGGTAATTTCGAAGACTATTTCGAAATACTTCACGGTAAAGAGCTTTCATTTAATAATATTGTCGATCTCACTGCAGCTTCGGAGTTAGTAAATGATTTTGATGAAACCGCATGTTCAATCATTAAACATACAAATCCCTGCGGAGCTGCTTTAGCCGATTCAGTTTATCAAGCATACGAATATGCATTGTCCTGCGACCCGGTATCCGCATTCGGGGGTGTTGTTGCATTTAACAGAAAAATCGATATGCAGACTGCAGTGAAATTGAATGAGATATTTTTAGAAATAATTGTAGCACCGGATTATGAAGATGATGCTTTAGAAATTTTAAAGAAAAAGAAAAACCGAAGATTATTAAAATCGATTAAAGAGTTAGACAGAAAATCTTATCAAGTTAGATCATTACCGGGTGGTTACTTAGCACAAGAACAAGATTTTTCTCATTTAACTAAAGAAAATCTGAAAGTTGTTACAAAAAAATCTTATACTGAATATGAGCTTCGCAACCTTAAGTTTGCTTGGGTGGTTTGCAAGCATACAAAATCAAATGCGATAGTTTATGCGAAAGATTTAAAGGCTATTGGAGTTGGTGCGGGACAAATGTCCAGAATTGATTCGGCAAAAATTGCAGCTTCTAAAGCAAAGGAATTTGGTCACGATTTAAAAGATTCAGTTGCCGCTTCAGATGCATTTTTTCCGTTTCCGGATGGGGTTGAATTAATAGCTGAACAGGGCGCTACTGCTATTATTCAACCTGGTGGCTCGGTACGTGATGAAGAAGTAATCAACAAAGCTGATGAAAAAAATATTACAATGCTATTCACAGGAATTAGAAACTTTAAACACTAAGAGGAAACATGGGTTTATTTGACTTCTTCTCGACAGATATTGCTATTGATTTAGGTACAGCCAATACTTTGATATACATTAAAGGAAAAGGAATTGTATTAAACGAACCTTCTATTGTTGCCTTTGATAGAAACACAAAAAGAATTATAGCACTTGGTAATGAAGCCAAGGAGATGCAAGGAAGAGAACATCGAGAAATCCGTGTGTCCAGACCGATGCGTGATGGTGTTATTGCCGATTTCGAAATTGCCGAAGGTATGATTCGTGCATTTATTAAAAAAGTTAGTTCGAGTGGATTTTCTAGCAGAAGAATTATTGTTGCAGTTCCAAGCGGCGTAACAGAAGTTGAAAAAAGAGCTGTACGCGATAGTGCTGAACATGCAGGGGCTAAGGAAGTTCATTTAATTGCCGAACCTATGGCTGCTGCGATAGGAATTGGAATTGATGTTGAAGCTCCCGTCGGGAATATGATCATCGATATTGGCGGTGGTACAACAGAGATTGCTGTTATAGCACTTTCGGGAATCGTAAATGAAGAATCCATCAGAATCGCCGGTGATGAAATGAACAACGCAATCATGCAATTCTTCAAAAAGAATTATAATTTATTAATTGGCGAAAGAACAGCAGAAGCTATTAAATGTGAAGTGGGATCCGCAGTTCCTTTAAAAGAAGAAGTTACAATTCAAGTTAAAGGTAGAGATTTAGTTGGTGGAATTCCCAAAACTGCAGAAGTTAGTTCGGTAGAAATTAGAGAAGCACTTAATGAAAATGTTGCACAAATAGTCGAAGCAGTAAAACAAAATTTAGAAAGAACACCTCCGGAATTATCCGCAGATATTCTTGATAGGGGAGTGATGCTAACCGGCGGCGGTGCATTGCTAAAAGGACTTGATGAAAGAATTCGTATGGAAACAAATTTACCTGTTCACGTATCTGAAGATCCGCTAACCGCGGTTGTTAGAGGTGCAGGCAAATCTATTGATAATATGAATAAATATTCAAAAGTTTTTATTCGTAAACGAAGCTACTAATGCAAAAATTATTTAGAAATTTAGTTGAACACTTCAGAGAATATATCACGCTTGTTGTACTTATTTTAATCAGTCTATTTTTACTCTCAATAAATAACAAACCCGGTGTTGAGCGTTTTAGAGCAATCTCATTCGGTACTTTCGCTTACATTACGTCTGCTGTTCATTCAGCGTTAAACATATTTTCGGATGATGATGAAATTACGAAATTAAAATTAGCTAACGCGGATTTGATGTTGGAAGTGAATAGACTTCGTAACTATGCACTGCAAAATTCCCATCTTCGTAAAATGCTTGAGTTGAAAGATACAACTGCTTATTCACTAATTGCTGCAGATGTTATCTCCAGATTTTCATCAAAAGTTGAAGGTAATTTTATCATAAATGTTGGGTTAAAGAACGGTGTTAAAGTTGGAATGCCAGTTATTAATGAATTAGGTTTAGTAGGACTTGTTATTAGTTCCGCTTCAGATTTTTCATCGGTTCGTACTTTGGAAAATATTAATTTGAACGTAGCTGTGACTAACCAAAGAAGCAAAATTAGTGGAATATTAAGTTGGAACGGACAAAAACATGTAATTAAAAATATTCCGACAACATTTGATATGGATGTTGGTGATCGAATTGAAACTTCCGAATTTAGTACAATACTTCCCCCGTCAATTCCTGTAGGCATCATTGCCGAAAAGGAATCTGAAGTCTCAGGTTTGTTGAGCAACATTT
It contains:
- the mreC gene encoding rod shape-determining protein MreC, with product MQKLFRNLVEHFREYITLVVLILISLFLLSINNKPGVERFRAISFGTFAYITSAVHSALNIFSDDDEITKLKLANADLMLEVNRLRNYALQNSHLRKMLELKDTTAYSLIAADVISRFSSKVEGNFIINVGLKNGVKVGMPVINELGLVGLVISSASDFSSVRTLENINLNVAVTNQRSKISGILSWNGQKHVIKNIPTTFDMDVGDRIETSEFSTILPPSIPVGIIAEKESEVSGLLSNIFIQPFANSKTVKNVFVIKFIQETQIDSLEINLLKNLK